A region of the Sodalis ligni genome:
ACATGCCCAGGTGACGGCGCAGATAGACTACGACAGCCAGGAGCAAACTGACGAACATTACCAGCCCAACGGCGGTGATGATAATTCCGCCATTCGTTCCAAACAGGTAGCGCAGAGCGAACAGCTGGGCGCCATCCCGCCGGGGGGCGTGCCGGGCGCATTATCCAATCAGCCGGCGCCGGCCGCCACGGCGCCCATTGACCGGTTGACGCAGAACGGACAGCCCAACGCCGCAGGGGGCCGTCCGGGACAGAATCCCCCTAACGCCGCCAACGCTCAAAACCGCGGCGCCCCGGCTACTCCTTCCAATACCCGTCATGATGAGACCATCAATTATGAGCTGGATCATAAGATAGTTCACGTCACGCGCAGCGAGGGCAACCTGCAGCGTCTTTCGGTGGCGGTGGTGGTCAACTATCTGCCGGGGGAAACCGGCAAGCCGGCCACGCCGTTAACCCCGGAACAGCTGAAACAGGTTGAGGATCTCACCCGCGAGGCAATGGGCTTCTCCGCCGATCGGGGCGACTCCCTTAACGTGGTCAATACGCCTTTCGTAAACAGCGCGGACCAGGAAGGCGCCCTGCCGTTCTGGAAGTCAGGAGAATTCTTCGACGGTGTGTTGACCGCCGGCCGCTGGCTGCTGGTGCTGTTGGTGGGCTGGATCCTATGGCGCAAGGTGGTCAGGCCGCTGGTGCAGGCAAAAATGGCCGAACCCGCGGCGCCGGAATCCCCCGCCCCTCGCGCGGCGGAAGATGTGGTGGTCAAGCTCAGCCGCGATCAGCAAGACGAGCAGAAACGGGCGCAGCAGCGTGAAAATACCGAGGCCCGCAGTCAGCGCATCCGGGATATGGCGGATGGGGATCCACGAATTGTGGCGTTAGTGATTCGCCAATGGATGAGCAACGAGCAATGACGATGAATGGAACCGAAAAAAGCGCCATCCTGCTGATGACGCTGGGCGAGGACCGGGCAGCGGAGGTTTTCAAGCATTTATCGGCGCGGGAAGTGCAGCAGCTCAGCAGCGCCATGGCCAACATGCAGCAAACTTCCCAGCAGCAGTTGCTGGAGGTGTTGAAAGAGTTTGAGGCGGAATCGGAACAGTATGCCGCGCTGAGTATCAATGCCGGGGATTTCTTACGCTCGGTGTTGATCAAAGCCCTTGGCGAGCGCGCTTCCATCCTGCTGGAGGATATTCTCGAAACCCGGGAAACCACCACCGGCATGGAGACCCTCAACTTTATGGAGCCGCAAAGCGCGGCGGACCTTATCCGAGAAGAGCATCCGCAAATTATCGCCACCATTCTGGTGCATCTGCGCCGCGGCCAGGCCGCCGATATTCTGGCCTTGTTTGATGAAAAACTGCGCCACGACGTAATGCTGCGTATCGCCACCTTCGGCGGCGTACAGCCTTCCGCTCTGGCGGAACTGACCGAGGTGCTTAACGGCCTGCTCGACGGCCAGAACATGAAACGCAGTAAAATGGGCGGCGTGCGTACCGCGGCCGAGATAATCAACCTGATGAAAACCCAGCAGGAAGAGGCGGTTATCAGCGCCGTGCGGGACTTCGACGGCGAATTGGCGCAAAAAATCATCGACGAGATGTTCCTGTTCGAAAATCTGGTGGAAGTGGACGATCGCAGCATCCAGCGTTTGCTGCAGGAAGTGGAATCGGAATCCCTGCTTATCGCGCTGAAAAATGCCGCCCCGCCGCTGCGGGAAAAATTCCTGCGCAATATGCCGCAGCGTTCCGCGGAGATTCTGCGCGACGATTTAGCCACCCGCGGACCGGTGCGTATGTCTCAGGTGGAGAACGAACAAAAGGCCATTCTGCTGATTGTCCGCCGTTTGGCGGAAAGCGGCGAGATGGCTATTGGCGGTGGGGAGGATACGTATGTCTGATGCATTCAATCATTTACCCTGGCGGCCTTGGGCATTAGACGATCTGGCCCAGCCGGTATTGCCGCCGGTAATGCCCTCGCCGCTGGATGAACCGGCGACGGAGGAATCCGCCCAGCAGGCGGCGCTTAATGAGATGCGCAAAAAAATCCAGGCGGATGCGCAGCGCAACGGATTTGATGAGGGCTTTAAGCAAGGCCGGCAGGACGGATATCAGGCCGGGCTGCGGGCCGGCCAGGAGGAAGGCCGCCAGCAGATATTCCAGGAGCAGCAGCCCGCCGTGGCGCAGCTGCAGCTGCTGGTGAGCGAATTTCAGCATACGCTGGATGCGCTGGACAGCGTGATGGCGGAACGCCTGGCGCAGTTGGCGCTGACCGCCGCCAGAAAGGTTTTGGGCCAGGCCCCGGTGGGAGAAGGCACCGCCATGCTGCGGCAGATTCAGCAATTAATGCAGCAAGAACCGATGCTCAGCGGGAAACCGCAACTGCACGTGCATCCGTCGCTGGTGCCTCTGGTGGAAAAACAATTGGGGGCGACGCTTGATCTGCACGGCTGGCGGCTCATTCCCGATACCGATGTGCATCCCGGCGGCTGTAAGGTAACAGCGCAGGAAGGGGACCTTGACGCCAGCCTGGCTACCCGCTGGCATGAGCTGTGCAGATTGGCCGCTCCGGGAGAATTATAATGACCGCGCGCCTCGGGCGTTGGCTGAAGTCGCTGGATTCCCTCGAACAGCGCCTTGAAGGGACGCCGATGGTGCGTCATTACGGTCGTTTGACCCGCGCCACCGGCCTTATCATGGAGGCCACCGGCTTGCAATTGCCCCTCGGCGCGCCCTGTCTTATCGAACGCCTGCGCCAGGATGTTATTGACGAAATTGATTGTGAAGTGGTGGGTTTCAACGGCGATAAGCTGTTTTTGATGCCGCTGGAAGAGGTGGAGGGTATTGTGCCCGGCGCCCGGGTCTATGCCCGCGTACGTGAAGACGGTCAGTCCGGGAAACAGTTGCCCCTGGGCGTCGAGCTGCTGGGCCGGGTGCTGGACGGCAGCGGAAAGCCGCTGGACGGTTTGCCCGCGGCGGATACCGGTTATAGCGCGTCGCTGAACACCGCGCCGGTGAATCCGCTGCAGCGCACCCCCATCACCGATGTGCTGGATGTAGGAGTGCGCACCATCAATGCGCTGCTGACCGTGGGTCGCGGACAGCGTATGGGGCTGTTTGCCGGTTCCGGCGTGGGCAAAAGCGTTTTGCTGGGCATGATGGCGCGCTACACACGGGCGGATGTGATCGTGGTGGGCCTGATTGGCGAACGCGGCCGCGAGGTGAAGGATTTTATCGATAATATCCTTGGCGCCGAGGGCTTGAAACGGTCGGTGGTGATAGCCGCCCCGGCGGATGTCTCGCCGCTGCTGCGAATGCAGGGCGCGTCATATGCCACCCGTATCGCCGAGGATTTTCGCGATCGCGGTTATCACGTTTTGCTGATTATGGATTCCCTGACCCGCTATGCCATGGCGCAGCGGGAAATCGCCCTGGCGGTGGGGGAACCGCCGGCCACCAAAGGATATCCTCCTTCGGTCTTTGCCCGGCTACCCGCCCTGGTGGAGCGCGCCGGCAACGGGGTCAGCGGCGGCGGCTCCGTTACGGCGTTCTATACCGTGCTCACCGAGGGCGACGACCAGCAGGACCCCATCGCCGACGCGGCGCGGGCCATTCTGGACGGCCATATCGTCCTGTCGCGCCAGCTGGCGGAATCAGGCCATTATCCGGCCATCGATATTGAAGCGTCCATCAGCCGCGCCATGACCGCCATCGTTCCTCCGGAACAGGAACAATTGGTGAGGCAATTCAAACAGCTCTTGTCCCGGTATCAGCGCAACCGGGATTTAATCAGCGTCGGCGCCTATGCCGCCGGCAGCGACCCACTACTGGACCGGGCCATCGCGCT
Encoded here:
- the fliG gene encoding flagellar motor switch protein FliG codes for the protein MTMNGTEKSAILLMTLGEDRAAEVFKHLSAREVQQLSSAMANMQQTSQQQLLEVLKEFEAESEQYAALSINAGDFLRSVLIKALGERASILLEDILETRETTTGMETLNFMEPQSAADLIREEHPQIIATILVHLRRGQAADILALFDEKLRHDVMLRIATFGGVQPSALAELTEVLNGLLDGQNMKRSKMGGVRTAAEIINLMKTQQEEAVISAVRDFDGELAQKIIDEMFLFENLVEVDDRSIQRLLQEVESESLLIALKNAAPPLREKFLRNMPQRSAEILRDDLATRGPVRMSQVENEQKAILLIVRRLAESGEMAIGGGEDTYV
- the fliF gene encoding flagellar basal-body MS-ring/collar protein FliF encodes the protein MSTVKNGSSGQGKNPFMPMLERLRSHPKISAAIAAAAAIAVVVVLALWAKSPDYRVLYSNLSDRDGGDIVTQLTQMNIPYRFADQGSAVLVPAESVHEVRLKLAGLGLPKGGAVGFELLDQEKFGISQFSEQINYQRALEGELARTIETLGPVQSARVHLALPKPSLFVREQKNPSASVTLTLQPGRALDDGQVNAIVYMISSSVAGLPPASVTVLDQQGHLLTQADSNGRTLNATQLKFNNELEARYQRRIENILAPMVGNANVHAQVTAQIDYDSQEQTDEHYQPNGGDDNSAIRSKQVAQSEQLGAIPPGGVPGALSNQPAPAATAPIDRLTQNGQPNAAGGRPGQNPPNAANAQNRGAPATPSNTRHDETINYELDHKIVHVTRSEGNLQRLSVAVVVNYLPGETGKPATPLTPEQLKQVEDLTREAMGFSADRGDSLNVVNTPFVNSADQEGALPFWKSGEFFDGVLTAGRWLLVLLVGWILWRKVVRPLVQAKMAEPAAPESPAPRAAEDVVVKLSRDQQDEQKRAQQRENTEARSQRIRDMADGDPRIVALVIRQWMSNEQ
- the fliI gene encoding flagellar protein export ATPase FliI, whose translation is MTARLGRWLKSLDSLEQRLEGTPMVRHYGRLTRATGLIMEATGLQLPLGAPCLIERLRQDVIDEIDCEVVGFNGDKLFLMPLEEVEGIVPGARVYARVREDGQSGKQLPLGVELLGRVLDGSGKPLDGLPAADTGYSASLNTAPVNPLQRTPITDVLDVGVRTINALLTVGRGQRMGLFAGSGVGKSVLLGMMARYTRADVIVVGLIGERGREVKDFIDNILGAEGLKRSVVIAAPADVSPLLRMQGASYATRIAEDFRDRGYHVLLIMDSLTRYAMAQREIALAVGEPPATKGYPPSVFARLPALVERAGNGVSGGGSVTAFYTVLTEGDDQQDPIADAARAILDGHIVLSRQLAESGHYPAIDIEASISRAMTAIVPPEQEQLVRQFKQLLSRYQRNRDLISVGAYAAGSDPLLDRAIALYPAIEAFLQQNMHQRSDYPQACEQLQGLFGIVG
- the fliH gene encoding flagellar assembly protein FliH; the protein is MSDAFNHLPWRPWALDDLAQPVLPPVMPSPLDEPATEESAQQAALNEMRKKIQADAQRNGFDEGFKQGRQDGYQAGLRAGQEEGRQQIFQEQQPAVAQLQLLVSEFQHTLDALDSVMAERLAQLALTAARKVLGQAPVGEGTAMLRQIQQLMQQEPMLSGKPQLHVHPSLVPLVEKQLGATLDLHGWRLIPDTDVHPGGCKVTAQEGDLDASLATRWHELCRLAAPGEL